A stretch of DNA from Gemmatimonas sp. UBA7669:
TGAACAACCTCCTTAGCATCTACAACTAGCGCGCCCGAGCGCGAAAGAAGGGCGGCAGCGAGTGTCGGCAAGGTGAGGCACGTCGCGGCGAGCACCAACGGGGAATCAGCGAGAGGGGTGGCCCCCACACTTGCCCATACAACGAGCGACTCGGCCAGCAAACCCGCGACCAGCAGGCCACGCAGCACCCAGCTCGGCGATTCCTCCACCACGCCGGGGGGCACCATGGCCTCCAGATGCGTCGCCGCATCGGCGGCGTCTTGCGCGCGTTGGGCCAGCGTCGGAACTGCTGCGCGCGCTTGGGTGATCGCTGTGAGCGTCTCGCGCGATGCGCGATGGCGCATGAGCGCACCGTCGGTAAGGCTCGCCAGACGGCGCCGTGCGGCGTCGGCAACGGCATTGTCGGTCGGGTGGCGCGCCGCAGCGTGCGCAGTCGCGGTGGCCAGCCATCGCGCTCGGCGCGCGCTCGGCTTTAGGCCGAAGGCAGATAGAAGCGCGGATGCGATCCCGGCGCGCACCCGAAGCAGTAGCGGCGAGGCTTCGGGACGTGGAACGAACGTCTGGTGCATAGAGCTCCTGAAAGAGGAGCCCTACCGTATCGGCTGCTGAGCTGCGACCCAATTTCCCCCGGCGGACGGTGAGGGAGCCGGGGTGTCACGCCGTCACGAGGAAATCGCCTGCAACTAGCCCGCGAAATGCTCAGGAGCGCAAAGCCTCCTCGTGTTCAAACCGAACGGCAATACCCACGGTGATCGAGAGCGCGCCTCGGCCAGCGCCGACTACGCCGCGGCGTCTGCCACTGGCTCGCGCGCCTCTTGCAGCGGCGCGTCGAGGAGGCGGCCGCGCGTAGACACGCCCGCTGTGAGAGCCGCTTCGAGCTGGTCGCAAAGGGCCACCAGCTCGTCGACCTTCGCGACGATATCACGTCTGCCTGACGAGTTCTACTCAAACGATTGTCCCTCTCCGATACCGCGCTCGCCTCGTCGCCCCGGATCCCTCACCGATGTCGAGCCGTGCTCGGCGACGGTTTGTCGCCGCCACTCCACCAACTGCAGCAACAGGGCCCACCAGGATCCGTGCGCAGGCCATAGCGTGAGCGCGGCCCGAGGCACGCGCGGACTATCCGTCTGCAGCGCACGGTCCCACGCCGCGGAGAGATCCTCGATCGTTCGCGCGAGACCAAGCTCTTCGAGCGCAAACAGCGCCGTCCTAGCGTCTACAGGGGCGGCACCAATGATTCCCAGCCAGGCCGGCAGCAGGTACGTGGCCATGCCGACGGTGATGCCCGGCGCGATGAACGCCCGCCACGGATGAGGCTCCCGAGTTGGGGAGTACGACGTCTGCCCGTCTATCCAATCCCAGAGATCGGCCTTGCCCCGGGTATCGAACAGGCGGCGAGTGGGACGACGCCGAGCTGGCAGCTGACGTAGCAAGGCGTAGAGCTCGAGCCAGCGTGCCCGGGGCCAGTAGGCGAAGGGGGGTGTTCGATCCCCGAAGCCTACCGGTTGCACCAGCGGAAAGCCGGGGGGCGGGTGCGACGAGAGCAACGGCCGAAGGGCTTCGGTCGGGGCGACTCGTTGGACGGCGCGCCGGAGCCGTCGCCACGCGCGGCCACGTTGTGCCCGGATCCATGCGTGGTCGGACTCGGACTGCCACCGGGTCTCTTGAAGCCAACGCCAGATCGACTCGGCATCGGCATAGCGCTCCAGATGGCGACGAAGGCGATCGACATGGGGGCTGTCGAGGCCGAGTACCGGAAAGCGGGTGCGGACGTCGGCACTAACTGCGGCGGAGAGGGCATTCTGCCGATGCAACGCCGGTTCGGAGAGCAGCGCGATCCGGAGGGCTGGGGACGGGCGGGGGGCTGTTTCGACCAGCTCGAATGTATGGCTCATGGTAGACGGTGCGCCGAGAGGGGCGCCGGAGTCCAGAGCAGCGGCAGGAGCGCGCTTGGGCCGATTTTGCGAACCTCTGAGCTATATCACTGGCGGCTTTTATCGGGTTTCTCTCCGCAACAGCAACGATCGCTCTCGCGTACTGCACAAGCCCATGTCGTTCAATGCGTTCGGCACGTCGTTCGCTGAGCTAAGGAACGCGGGTTTCGGTACGATCGACCGCAAATCCACCGATTTTGATGTATGACCGCGAACGCGAGGGCGACCATACATCGATTTGTCTACGATCGGCGATGTCGCTTGTCGGGATTTGCGGCGCTGAGGTTGAAAGGAGCGAGTGATAGGAGCGCGCGAAATGCACATTCTGTAACGAACGAGGCGATCGGCGATGGTCATTCCCGCCCCGGATCCCTCGCCGATTCACGCGGTGAGGGATCCACGACCTTTCCTTGAGGTCAACTCGTCGGAGGCATCCGGGTGGTCACAGCACTGTCCGACGCAACGACTGGGCGTTCAGCGCCACAATGATCGTGCTCACCGACATCAGGACCGCGCCGAATGCCGGGGACAGGGTGATGCCCCATGGGGCCAGCACCCCGGCGGCCAGCGGGATGGCGACCACGTTGTATCCGGCCGCCCACCACAAGTTTTGCACCATCTTGCGATAGGTCACCCGAGAGAGCGTCAGAATGCGAGAGACGTCTCGCGGATCACTCCGCACCAGCACGACGTCACCGGCTTCAACCGCCACGTCGGTACCGGCGCCGACCGCGATTCCGACGTCGGCCATGGCGAGCGCCGGTGCATCGTTCACGCCATCGCCCACCATCGCGACGCGATGCCCTCCCTGCTGCAACCGCTGGATCTCGGCCGCCTTGCCGTCGGGCATCACCCCGGTCAACACCCGGTCGATGCCGAGAGACTTCGCGACCACCTCGGCAACCGCACGCGTGTCGCCGGTCATCATCACCACCTGTATGCCAGCCGCGCGCAATGCCCGTACGGCCTCGGCAGACTCTGGACGCACAGCGTCCGCGACCGTGAACGACGCCAGCAAGCGATGAGTCGCGTGGGAACGCTCAGGAACCTCCTCGACGAGATGTATGGTCCCCTGCCCCGTGCGCGCCCCGGCCTCGATGAATGCCGCTGCGGCAGCCGACGGTGAGACCGACAGCCGTTCCAGAAGGGTCGGACCTCCGACGTACAATACGCGCCCGTCCACCATCGCTTTCACGCCAATTCCCGGCATCGCCTCGAAATCATGCACTCGGAGCGGACCCAGCTGGCGGTCATTCGCGCTCTTAACGATGGCCTTGGCCACCGGGTGCTCGGCGTCATGCTCGACTGCCGCAGCCAGCTGCAGCGCTGCATCGACCGTGGTTCCGTCCGCGGTGAATTGATCCACGACACGATGGTCGCCGAGCGTGAGCGTACCGGTCTTGTCGAACACCACGGTGTCGAGCAACCGTGCGTTCTCCAGTCCGCGACGATCACGTACGAGGAGACCGCTCTGAGCTCCGAGCGTGGTGGAGATCGCGAGGACCAGAGGAACCGCGAGCCCGAGCGCGTGCGGGCACGCGATCACCAGCACCGTGACCAACCGCTCCACGGCCTTCGCGCCACTCGCACCCGCCGCGATCCACGCGATGAACGTGAGCGCTCCCGCTCCGAGCGCCACCCATGTCAAATACTGCGCCGCGCGGTCGGCCAGCATCTGGGCGCGTGATTTCGATTGCTGAGCGTCCGCGACGAGCCGCATGATGCCCGAAAGCGCGGTGCGCTCACCGACGGCCGTCACGTCCACGCGTAGCGCGCCCGCGCCGTTGACGGTTCCGGCAATCACACGGTCTCCGACCGCCTTGCTTACGGGAACCGATTCGCCGGTGATCATCGACTCATCGAGCGTGCTCGTGCCGCTTCGCACGACGCCGTCAGCGGGGACGTGCGCCCCGGGGCGTACGAGCACGATATCGCCGACGGCCAGCGCGCTCATCGGCACCACTTCCACGTGCTCCTGGTCCCCCATCACATGCACGCGGCTGGCCTGATCCGGCAGCAGTTTCGCCAAGGCTCCGAGCGCCCCCTGAGCCTGGTCGATGGATCGCATTTCCATCCAGTGACCGAGCAGCATGATGGTCACGAGCGTGGCGAGTTCCTCCCACAGTGGCATGCCCGGGTAGCCGAGCGTGACCGCCGTGCTGAACACAAACGCCACGACGATGGCGAGTGAGATCAACGACATCATGCCGGGCATTCGATCCCTCAGCTCGCCGACAGCCCCCCGCAAGAACGGAGGGCCACCGTACGCAAACACGGCGGTGCCGAACACCGCCGGAATCCAGCGTGAGCCGGCGAACGACGGCGCATGATAGGCGAGCGCGTCCTGCAGCATGTGCCCCCAGACGAGCGTCGGCACGCTGAGGAGCAGCGAAAGCCAGAACTTGTCGCGGAACATCGCCACCGAGTGGCCCGCGTGCTTGTCGTGCGTACCGTGATCGCGGTGAGCCGGCTCTCCCGCGCGGAGAGTGGCTTCGCTTGTGTGCCCCGCGGCATCCACGTGATGCGCAGACGGATCATCGGTCTGTGTCCGCGTTGGGTCGTGGGCACCATGGCTATGAGACGCGTTCATGCATTCCTCCGGCGCTGTCGGCGCGGCTGTCGCAATCGATGATACTGCGGGCTCGGCGGAGCCCCCGCCGTCCAGCCGTCCCATTCCCGCTGGTGGCGCTCTCCGGGACTCCGTAGTTTACGCAGCATAAACTCAGATGCCGAATACCCCCCAACCTGCGCGCCGCCATGACCCGACTCGTTCGCCTCGCCACCCTCACTGCCGCGCTGACGTTGTGCGGTGTTGCCGCTCCGCTCTCGGCGCAATCCAACCGCAGTGATTCCACCGCGGCCGTCGCCGCCGTTGAGCAGTTTCACGCCGCCTTGGCCGCCGGCGACTCAGTTCGCGCAACCGCCCTGCTCGCCACTGATGTCATGGTGCTCGAGAGCGGCGCCATTCAGACTCGCGCCGAGTATCTCGGACATCACCTCGGTGCCGACATGGCGGCCAGCAAGGATTCCAAGGCCGTGCGCAGCCTGGTGCAGGTTCGCCTCATTGGCGGCACCGCCTACGTGGTATCCAAGTCGGTCACGCCGCCAAGTGGCGCCGAACGATCGAATGGCTCGGAGATGGCCGAGTTGATGGTGCTCTCCAAGGACGCCTCGGGGTGGAGCATCCGCGCGGTGCACTGGTCGTCGCGCCGTCGGCGGGCGTAGAGAGAGGCGCAGCCCCGCGAAGCGGCCGCCAGGCGTCTTCGATCTCATGCACCACGCGCGGCGTCGCGCGTGGTCAGTGGTGGCCCGCTTCGACGGGAGCGGCAGCCCCTGGCCGAACGGCGGCATCGCGTACCGCTGTCGCCGCGAGCTTCCACAGCAGCCAGGAGGCGAGCAGTACCGGAAGGACTATCGCCAGACGCTGGGCGACACGGTCCGCGATGCGTTGACGCGCGAGTGCGCGCACGGCGCCCGCCTCTCCGAGGGACGGCCGCGTCGAACTGCCGTCCTCGCGCGATTCTCGCACAGCGGTTTCCCCTGCGCGCTGCCATCGCCGCCGCTGCATGACCCAGCCGGTGACAAGGACCGCCCACAGCACGCCTTGCGTGACGGCGAAGACCAGATGATCGACGAGGCTGTTGCCAGACAGGGCGAGCGTGTGCGCTGCCAGCAAGGGGTCGAAGAATCGCCAGAACCGCGGGCGCCGTTGAACGACGTCACCCGTTGCCTGAGAGACGTAGATATCCGACGTCCACGGGTCCGCGAATCGAAAACGGTACGCCTCCACCGGGCGATTCAGATCCGTCACGAGCTGTGGCCCGGATCCCACCAGGAAGAAGGATGGGCGTCCCACCACTTGCCCTTGCGCAATCGCGCCGGCCTGATCGGGCCGCAGTGTAGGCAGCGGCGTCGCGGTACACGCGTCGTAGACGATCGGGGGACGGTCCCGGCGCCAGGTGACCATCCACACGTCTCGATCCCCGAGGCGGCGCCATTCGATGGCCTGCGCCGGTACGTCGCCAGTGGCCGAAGTGTTGGCGATGCGCGTGAGCACAGTGGCCGGGTCCGCCAATGGGGCGTCCGTTGGGAATCCGCCGTGCCAGTCAGCCGCGATGCTGGCGGTGCCGCGGAATGCGTGCTCGAGCGGCCCGAGGCACAGCCAGAGGTACATGCCAACGGCCAGCTGAATCACGAGCACTCCACCGATCGTGCCACCCGCCAGCCGATGCCACCAACGCGCATCCGTCCAACTTCCGGCCTCGACGGGAGTGACGCTGGTCGCGCGAAGCGCGTACCGCGATCGTCGCCGCCACAGCAACCACAACCCGAGTACGGTCGTCCCCACCAACGCCATCCCAAGGCCGTACAGCAGCGACGTCCACAGCGCGAGCCGCTCGGTGTACTGCACCACATGAAAGCGCCGATACCACCACTCGAAGGTCGCGGCGCGTTCGTCGAAGCGACGAAGCGTACGCCCCTCGTCGCGCGACAGCACGAGCGTCGCGCGCTGCTGTCCCTCGAGCCGGGCCCGCACGGCCGAAACTGGCCCGCCGAGATAGAAGCGATTGGCCTCGGGCGCCGACGTCAGTTCCACGACACGGCTGCCAACCAAAGCCTCGTTGGCCACGGCGGTCAGCAGCGAATCCGGTAACGGGTCCAGACGCTTCCCCGTGCGCGCGTCGAATGTGCGCGCGAGCGCATTCGGCCCCGTCTTCACGACGTACCACATGTAGGGGCCGCGTGACTCGAGTCGAAGGGAGAAAACCTTCGCCTCGTCAGGAGCGGCGAGCTTGAGAATGGCCGCCGGCGTCCACGGCGCGCGCTCGAGCGGTAGCGGAATCGAATTGGTGGGCCGGAGCGTGAACACACCGGCAAGACCATTCGACGCCCCGGCGGTAGCAAGCGTCATCGCGGTGGCCGAGACCATCCAGGCGAGCAGTGGAATGGTGAAGAGCAT
This window harbors:
- a CDS encoding heavy metal translocating P-type ATPase, with protein sequence MNASHSHGAHDPTRTQTDDPSAHHVDAAGHTSEATLRAGEPAHRDHGTHDKHAGHSVAMFRDKFWLSLLLSVPTLVWGHMLQDALAYHAPSFAGSRWIPAVFGTAVFAYGGPPFLRGAVGELRDRMPGMMSLISLAIVVAFVFSTAVTLGYPGMPLWEELATLVTIMLLGHWMEMRSIDQAQGALGALAKLLPDQASRVHVMGDQEHVEVVPMSALAVGDIVLVRPGAHVPADGVVRSGTSTLDESMITGESVPVSKAVGDRVIAGTVNGAGALRVDVTAVGERTALSGIMRLVADAQQSKSRAQMLADRAAQYLTWVALGAGALTFIAWIAAGASGAKAVERLVTVLVIACPHALGLAVPLVLAISTTLGAQSGLLVRDRRGLENARLLDTVVFDKTGTLTLGDHRVVDQFTADGTTVDAALQLAAAVEHDAEHPVAKAIVKSANDRQLGPLRVHDFEAMPGIGVKAMVDGRVLYVGGPTLLERLSVSPSAAAAAFIEAGARTGQGTIHLVEEVPERSHATHRLLASFTVADAVRPESAEAVRALRAAGIQVVMMTGDTRAVAEVVAKSLGIDRVLTGVMPDGKAAEIQRLQQGGHRVAMVGDGVNDAPALAMADVGIAVGAGTDVAVEAGDVVLVRSDPRDVSRILTLSRVTYRKMVQNLWWAAGYNVVAIPLAAGVLAPWGITLSPAFGAVLMSVSTIIVALNAQSLRRTVL
- a CDS encoding nuclear transport factor 2 family protein produces the protein MTRLVRLATLTAALTLCGVAAPLSAQSNRSDSTAAVAAVEQFHAALAAGDSVRATALLATDVMVLESGAIQTRAEYLGHHLGADMAASKDSKAVRSLVQVRLIGGTAYVVSKSVTPPSGAERSNGSEMAELMVLSKDASGWSIRAVHWSSRRRRA